The Methylomagnum ishizawai genome has a window encoding:
- a CDS encoding kelch repeat-containing protein → MNNVRLCFWVGWAAAWSALSWGTAQAAGWTATGALPQARYQHTATLLRDGKVLAAGGIYNIDPETPPYLADAALYDPATGLWTATGSLPQINYYHTATLLPNGKVLAVGGDEYWNGVPDTGPDAISAALYDPATGTWTAATALPTPRDAHTATLLTNGKVLVAGGYGNNQSLASAVLYNPASGTWTPTNPLPEARIFHTATLLTNGKVLVAGGYNDSQSLASAALYDPASGTWTATGSMSQVRYNHTATLLPNGKVLVAGGDHPGDPVHQTSGAELYDPATGTWSATGALPQTVDFGHTATLLPNGKVLVAGGGYYYDGHDDYSAKAALYDPANGTWSATSSMIQARSGHSATLLRNGKLLVAGGYDTGTNQYLAEAEIYTAANGGQGAPDFVVTAVDLTPAVPTVNAAFTAKVTVKNQGQTAGDAGQLLAWTDQRSAPVCGATADLSASIGVLAPGASVTLTLANLHAAKAGALVFRAFADGTCAILESNERNNQTTLAYRVLGAQPDFVVSAVALGPVNPKDGKIAATVTVKNQGAGAGDAGYLDVWANQPAAQTCGAQGDAWADIGKLAAGASRTVKLNLIPGAPGAKTFRAFVDSWCGTAEANENNNQTAQGYTAQ, encoded by the coding sequence ATGAACAACGTCCGTTTATGTTTTTGGGTTGGGTGGGCTGCGGCTTGGTCCGCGCTCTCCTGGGGGACCGCGCAGGCGGCGGGTTGGACGGCGACCGGCGCCCTGCCCCAGGCACGCTACCAGCACACCGCCACCCTACTGCGCGACGGCAAGGTACTGGCCGCGGGCGGCATCTACAACATCGACCCCGAGACCCCGCCCTACCTCGCCGACGCGGCGCTGTACGATCCGGCCACCGGCCTTTGGACCGCCACCGGCTCGCTGCCCCAGATCAACTATTACCATACCGCCACCCTGCTCCCCAACGGTAAAGTCCTGGCCGTCGGCGGGGACGAATACTGGAACGGCGTCCCCGATACCGGCCCCGACGCCATCAGCGCGGCGCTATACGACCCCGCCACCGGCACCTGGACCGCCGCCACCGCCCTGCCCACGCCACGGGATGCCCACACCGCCACCCTGCTGACCAACGGCAAGGTGCTGGTCGCAGGGGGCTATGGCAACAACCAGTCGCTCGCCAGCGCGGTGCTGTACAACCCGGCCAGCGGCACCTGGACCCCCACCAACCCACTGCCCGAGGCGCGGATCTTCCACACCGCCACCCTGCTGACCAACGGCAAGGTGCTGGTCGCGGGGGGCTATAACGATAGCCAGTCCCTCGCCAGCGCGGCCTTGTACGATCCGGCCAGCGGCACCTGGACCGCCACCGGTTCCATGTCCCAGGTACGCTATAACCATACCGCCACCTTGCTGCCCAATGGCAAGGTCTTGGTCGCGGGGGGCGATCATCCCGGCGACCCCGTCCACCAAACCTCCGGCGCGGAACTATACGATCCGGCCACCGGCACCTGGAGCGCGACCGGCGCGTTGCCGCAAACGGTGGATTTCGGCCACACCGCCACCCTGCTGCCCAACGGCAAGGTACTGGTCGCGGGGGGTGGGTATTACTACGATGGCCATGATGACTACTCCGCCAAGGCGGCGCTGTACGATCCGGCCAACGGCACCTGGAGCGCCACCAGTTCGATGATCCAAGCGCGGAGCGGCCATTCGGCGACCCTGCTGCGCAACGGCAAGCTCCTGGTCGCGGGGGGATACGACACCGGCACCAACCAATACCTCGCCGAGGCCGAAATCTACACCGCCGCCAACGGCGGGCAGGGCGCTCCCGATTTCGTGGTCACGGCGGTCGATTTGACGCCCGCGGTGCCCACTGTCAACGCCGCCTTCACCGCCAAGGTCACGGTCAAGAACCAAGGCCAAACCGCGGGCGACGCCGGACAATTGCTGGCCTGGACCGACCAGCGCAGCGCCCCGGTCTGCGGCGCGACCGCCGACCTGTCCGCCAGCATCGGCGTCCTGGCTCCGGGGGCCAGCGTGACGCTGACCCTCGCCAACCTCCATGCGGCCAAGGCCGGGGCGCTGGTTTTCCGCGCCTTCGCCGACGGCACCTGCGCCATCCTGGAAAGCAACGAGCGCAACAACCAAACCACCCTGGCCTACCGCGTCCTCGGTGCCCAGCCCGATTTCGTGGTCAGCGCCGTCGCGCTCGGCCCGGTCAACCCCAAGGACGGCAAGATCGCCGCCACGGTGACGGTCAAGAACCAAGGCGCGGGGGCGGGCGACGCGGGTTATCTCGATGTCTGGGCCAACCAGCCCGCCGCCCAAACCTGCGGTGCCCAAGGCGATGCCTGGGCCGATATCGGCAAACTCGCGGCGGGCGCGTCCAGGACGGTCAAGCTCAACTTGATCCCCGGAGCCCCCGGCGCGAAGACCTTCCGGGCCTTCGTCGATAGCTGGTGCGGCACCGCCGAAGCCAACGAAAACAACAACCAGACGGCCCAGGGCTATACCGCGCAATAG